From Actinomycetota bacterium, a single genomic window includes:
- the nuoK gene encoding NADH-quinone oxidoreductase subunit NuoK codes for MNLAWVLTLGALLFSIGIYGVLARRNAVLVLMSIELMLNAVNINLIAFGSFFQDQLAVGQIFALFVIAVAAAEVGIGLAIVLMIYRNRETVNLDEVDLLKW; via the coding sequence CTGACTCTCGGTGCTCTCCTTTTCTCGATCGGGATCTACGGCGTCCTTGCTCGCCGCAACGCGGTGCTGGTTCTGATGTCGATCGAGCTGATGCTCAACGCCGTCAACATCAACCTGATCGCGTTCGGCTCCTTCTTCCAGGATCAGCTCGCCGTCGGGCAGATCTTCGCGCTGTTCGTGATCGCGGTCGCAGCCGCTGAGGTCGGGATCGGGCTCGCCATCGTGCTGATGATCTACCGGAACCGCGAAACGGTGAACCTCGACGAGGTGGACCTCCTGAAATGGTGA
- the nuoL gene encoding NADH-quinone oxidoreductase subunit L has translation MTALAVVQEHAEEVLATSGNWATEHAWLIPVLPLVAFFLILAFGKRMPRKGTEIGILAVGGSLALSLFVLIGDYVGGGGPVVEREVDWFPFGADLGLGLGMKIDGLVAVMFVVVTLVALMVQIYSTAYMHGDKRYTWYYAALNLFTGSMLNLVIANNLIQLLIGWELVGICSYLLIGHWWEEKENSSAAIKAFVTTKTGDIPFLIGIFVLFAAAKTFNITEITHLVEEGDLSHLTLTAAAILLFGGAIGKSAQFPLHVWLPDAMAGPTPVSALIHAATMVTAGVFLVARLFPVFEASPEALNEVALIGAFTMLMAALLAMVQDDIKRVLAYSTISQLAYMMAALGIGAGNAAIFHLYTHAFFKALLFLGAGSLIHAVHSNNMSEMGGLKRVMPTTYKTFVIGSLALAGIPPLAGFWSKDEILTEAYRFGTGAVEAHGTQFVALIVYGVGVLTAFLTAFYMSRAIHLTFEGSYRGKGHPHESPPAMTSPLVILAVLSVVAGFAGVPGWQSGFGAWVGVGGETHVPSADFILILVSVAVAVGGIALGRRMYMPAPAREPLERMGFFYRLLQRKYYLDDFYWVAIVRPIRDYVSRAMYWVNQKVLDGVVNGAAAGAKTTAQGLYKYVDQKVIDGAVNGAGIGARRSGGLLKYLQGGDMQRYAAYLFGGVAIFAFLFTRFG, from the coding sequence GTGACCGCGCTCGCCGTCGTACAGGAGCACGCCGAGGAGGTCCTGGCGACCTCAGGCAACTGGGCCACGGAGCACGCGTGGTTGATCCCGGTCCTTCCGCTCGTGGCTTTCTTCCTCATCCTGGCGTTCGGCAAGCGCATGCCGAGGAAGGGAACCGAGATTGGCATCCTCGCGGTGGGAGGCTCGCTCGCCCTTTCGCTGTTCGTCCTCATCGGCGATTACGTCGGCGGTGGCGGCCCCGTTGTCGAGCGCGAAGTGGACTGGTTCCCCTTCGGCGCGGATCTCGGTCTCGGCCTTGGGATGAAGATCGACGGCCTCGTCGCGGTGATGTTCGTCGTCGTCACGCTCGTCGCGCTCATGGTGCAGATCTACTCGACCGCGTACATGCACGGAGACAAGCGCTACACCTGGTACTACGCGGCGCTGAACCTGTTCACCGGCTCGATGCTCAACCTGGTCATCGCGAACAACCTCATCCAGCTCTTGATCGGCTGGGAGCTCGTCGGGATCTGCTCCTACCTCCTCATCGGGCACTGGTGGGAAGAGAAGGAGAACTCGAGTGCCGCCATCAAAGCCTTCGTGACGACCAAGACCGGCGACATCCCCTTCTTGATCGGCATCTTCGTGCTGTTCGCCGCAGCGAAGACGTTCAACATCACCGAGATCACCCACCTGGTCGAGGAAGGAGATCTCTCGCACTTGACGCTCACCGCCGCCGCGATCCTGCTCTTCGGCGGGGCGATCGGGAAGAGTGCGCAGTTCCCGTTACACGTGTGGCTCCCCGACGCCATGGCGGGCCCGACGCCGGTGAGCGCGCTGATCCACGCCGCCACGATGGTGACGGCCGGTGTGTTCCTCGTCGCCCGGCTGTTCCCCGTCTTCGAAGCGTCGCCGGAGGCGCTCAACGAGGTCGCGCTGATCGGCGCTTTCACGATGCTGATGGCCGCGCTCTTAGCCATGGTGCAGGACGACATCAAGCGCGTCCTGGCGTACTCCACGATCAGCCAGCTCGCGTACATGATGGCCGCGCTGGGCATCGGCGCCGGGAACGCCGCCATCTTCCACCTCTACACGCATGCGTTCTTCAAGGCGCTGCTGTTCCTCGGTGCCGGAAGCCTGATCCACGCCGTGCACTCGAACAACATGAGCGAGATGGGCGGCCTCAAACGTGTGATGCCGACGACCTACAAGACGTTCGTGATCGGCTCGCTCGCGCTCGCCGGGATCCCTCCGCTTGCCGGTTTCTGGTCGAAGGATGAGATCCTCACCGAGGCCTATCGCTTCGGAACCGGCGCCGTGGAGGCGCACGGGACCCAATTCGTGGCCTTGATCGTGTACGGGGTCGGCGTCCTGACGGCGTTCCTGACCGCCTTCTACATGTCGCGCGCCATCCATCTCACGTTCGAGGGCTCGTACCGAGGGAAAGGCCACCCTCACGAGTCCCCGCCGGCGATGACGAGCCCGCTCGTCATCCTCGCCGTGCTCTCGGTCGTCGCCGGGTTCGCCGGCGTGCCGGGCTGGCAGTCGGGCTTCGGCGCGTGGGTCGGCGTCGGAGGCGAGACCCACGTCCCGAGCGCCGACTTCATCCTGATCCTTGTGTCCGTCGCCGTCGCCGTCGGAGGGATCGCGCTCGGTCGGCGCATGTACATGCCGGCTCCTGCGCGCGAGCCGCTCGAACGGATGGGTTTCTTCTATCGGTTGCTCCAGCGCAAGTACTACCTCGACGATTTCTACTGGGTCGCGATCGTGCGACCGATCCGCGACTACGTCTCTCGGGCGATGTACTGGGTCAACCAGAAGGTGCTCGACGGCGTGGTGAACGGCGCGGCCGCCGGGGCCAAGACGACCGCGCAAGGGCTGTACAAGTACGTCGACCAGAAGGTGATCGACGGCGCCGTCAACGGCGCCGGCATCGGAGCCCGTCGCAGCGGAGGATTGCTCAAGTACCTGCAAGGCGGCGACATGCAGCGGTACGCGGCGTATCTGTTCGGCGGTGTGGCGATCTTCGCATTCCTTTTCACTCGGTTCGGATAG
- a CDS encoding NADH-quinone oxidoreductase subunit M codes for METFDTWALSLVVFLPLVGALAITVVPKAQEAAVRAVALVASGGSLVVSIIVLARFDFDNTRVFQFSADKSWIETIGARYHMAIDGISLPLLILSTLLVFLCVVYSTKIMPEPHRPKGFFALILLLATGMAGTFVALDLVLFFVFWELVLVPMYFLIAIWGSERKEYSAIKFFLYTLFGSVFMLLGFLAMYFRSKHPVTGAHTFDMIALQGQTFGSKAFINLVFAGLFLGFAIKVPMWPFHTWLPDAHGDAPTVGSVLLAGILLKMGTYGFIRIALPLLPEAARDWAPYIGALSVVAILYGALCCLAQKDIKRLIAFSSVGHMGFIMLGISTLTDTGINAAIFGMVAHGVITGMLFFLAGSIYERFHTRQIDMIGPGMMQVMPYLGGILAFAAIASLGLPGLAGFWGEVLALLAAFNPAPGLNTGLFRTYMVLGGVGTILTAGYMLWLIQRLNLGKASEQHLGEKLPDVRPVELAAWSPLLVGILALGIYPRAVLEMTNSAVSGLTALFS; via the coding sequence ATGGAAACGTTCGATACCTGGGCACTCTCGCTGGTGGTGTTCCTGCCGCTCGTGGGGGCGCTGGCGATCACGGTCGTCCCGAAAGCGCAAGAGGCTGCCGTCCGCGCCGTCGCGCTGGTCGCGAGCGGAGGATCGCTCGTCGTCAGCATCATCGTGCTGGCGCGCTTCGATTTCGACAACACGCGCGTCTTCCAGTTCTCGGCCGACAAATCGTGGATCGAGACGATCGGCGCCCGCTACCACATGGCGATCGACGGGATCAGCCTCCCCCTTCTGATCCTGTCCACGCTCCTGGTGTTCCTGTGTGTCGTCTACTCGACGAAGATCATGCCGGAGCCCCACCGGCCGAAAGGCTTCTTCGCCCTGATCCTGCTCCTCGCGACCGGCATGGCCGGCACGTTCGTCGCACTCGATCTCGTGCTGTTCTTCGTCTTCTGGGAGCTCGTGCTCGTCCCGATGTACTTCCTGATCGCGATCTGGGGCTCCGAGCGCAAGGAGTACTCGGCGATCAAGTTCTTCCTGTACACACTCTTCGGCAGCGTGTTCATGCTGCTCGGCTTCCTGGCCATGTACTTCCGCTCCAAGCACCCCGTCACCGGAGCGCACACCTTCGACATGATCGCGTTACAGGGTCAGACGTTCGGCAGCAAGGCCTTCATCAACCTCGTTTTCGCCGGGCTGTTCCTCGGCTTCGCGATCAAGGTGCCGATGTGGCCGTTCCACACCTGGCTCCCGGACGCGCACGGCGATGCCCCGACGGTCGGCAGCGTGCTCCTTGCCGGCATCTTGCTGAAGATGGGCACCTACGGCTTCATCCGTATCGCGCTGCCGCTTCTGCCCGAGGCCGCCCGCGACTGGGCGCCGTACATCGGCGCGCTGTCGGTCGTTGCGATCCTGTACGGCGCCTTATGCTGCCTCGCCCAGAAGGACATCAAACGGCTGATCGCTTTCTCGTCGGTCGGCCACATGGGCTTCATCATGCTCGGCATCTCGACCCTGACCGACACGGGGATCAACGCAGCCATCTTCGGCATGGTGGCGCACGGCGTGATCACCGGCATGCTGTTCTTCCTCGCCGGATCGATCTACGAACGGTTCCACACACGCCAGATCGACATGATCGGGCCCGGCATGATGCAGGTGATGCCGTACCTCGGCGGCATCCTGGCCTTCGCCGCGATCGCGTCGCTGGGCCTGCCCGGCCTTGCCGGTTTCTGGGGTGAGGTGCTGGCGCTCCTCGCGGCGTTCAACCCGGCGCCCGGGCTGAACACCGGACTGTTCCGTACCTACATGGTGCTCGGAGGCGTCGGCACGATCCTGACGGCCGGATACATGCTTTGGTTGATCCAGCGGCTCAACCTCGGGAAGGCCTCGGAGCAGCATCTCGGTGAGAAGCTCCCCGATGTCCGGCCCGTCGAGCTCGCCGCGTGGTCGCCGCTGCTCGTCGGGATCCTCGCGCTGGGCATCTACCCGCGCGCCGTTCTGGAGATGACCAACAGCGCCGTCTCTGGACTGACCGCACTGTTCTCCTGA
- a CDS encoding NADH-quinone oxidoreductase subunit N, giving the protein MSPIDLHAALPEIILTGALLLVLCVDLFLPDEKKKWNALVALAGVLGSLIAVATLVGERRTTFAGMFVIDGYALLFKFLFLAVAVIVILISADYLDTNTRNAQGEFYFLLLSSFLGMLLMASARDLIMLFVALELVSAPGFLVAGFKKRDARSNEAAIKFFLFGVLSTAIMLFGMSLIYGVTRATNLIDIATALQSRGDDPLVFASILLILAGFGFKVSAVPFHFWAPDTYEGSPIPVAAFLSVASKAAGFAGMLSLMFVGFVHQTSAWAPGFAVLAVLTMTIGNVVALTQTNIVRLLAYSSIAQAGYMLLPFAVVEGASPQVLREAFAASLTYILIYSFMNIGAFAVVIAVARKQPSNLISDYDGLAQREPGLAAAMLFFLLSLAGIPPLAGMWAKFFVFSSAIDAGSAWLAAVMVVNSVIGLYYYLSVGSRMYLRPAEDSSPLGVPYPVAVAIAIALIVVIAVGIYPDFFNHFSPRSTLVAG; this is encoded by the coding sequence ATGAGCCCCATCGACCTGCACGCCGCGCTCCCGGAGATCATCCTCACGGGCGCGCTGCTGCTCGTCCTCTGCGTCGACCTGTTCCTGCCGGACGAGAAGAAGAAATGGAACGCGCTCGTGGCGCTCGCCGGGGTGCTCGGATCGCTGATCGCGGTCGCCACGCTGGTAGGGGAGCGGCGCACGACGTTCGCGGGGATGTTCGTGATCGACGGCTACGCGCTGCTGTTCAAGTTCCTGTTCCTCGCCGTCGCCGTCATCGTTATCCTCATCTCGGCCGACTACCTCGACACGAACACGCGCAACGCTCAGGGCGAGTTCTACTTCCTCCTTCTGTCGAGCTTCCTCGGCATGCTCCTGATGGCGTCCGCGCGCGACCTCATCATGCTCTTCGTCGCGCTCGAGCTCGTCAGCGCCCCCGGGTTCTTGGTCGCCGGCTTCAAGAAACGAGATGCGCGCTCGAACGAGGCGGCGATCAAGTTCTTCCTGTTCGGCGTGCTCTCCACCGCGATCATGCTGTTCGGCATGTCCTTGATCTACGGGGTCACGCGCGCGACGAACCTGATCGATATCGCGACCGCGCTTCAGAGCCGTGGGGACGACCCGCTCGTGTTCGCGAGCATCCTGCTGATCCTGGCGGGGTTCGGCTTCAAGGTCTCGGCGGTGCCGTTCCACTTCTGGGCGCCCGATACGTACGAGGGCTCGCCGATCCCGGTCGCCGCGTTCCTCTCGGTGGCCTCGAAGGCCGCAGGATTCGCCGGGATGTTGAGCCTCATGTTCGTCGGCTTCGTCCACCAGACCTCGGCCTGGGCGCCCGGCTTCGCCGTCCTTGCGGTGCTCACGATGACGATCGGGAACGTCGTCGCGTTGACGCAGACGAACATCGTCCGGCTTCTCGCCTACTCGTCGATCGCGCAGGCCGGCTACATGCTGCTGCCCTTCGCCGTCGTGGAGGGTGCGTCGCCTCAGGTTCTCCGCGAGGCCTTCGCCGCCTCGCTCACCTACATCCTGATCTACTCCTTCATGAACATCGGCGCGTTCGCCGTCGTGATCGCGGTCGCGCGCAAGCAGCCGTCGAACCTGATCTCCGACTACGACGGCCTCGCCCAACGTGAGCCGGGTCTCGCCGCCGCGATGCTCTTCTTCCTTCTTTCGCTCGCGGGCATCCCCCCGCTCGCCGGCATGTGGGCCAAGTTCTTCGTCTTCTCGTCGGCGATCGACGCCGGCTCCGCCTGGCTCGCGGCCGTCATGGTCGTCAACAGTGTGATCGGGCTCTACTACTACCTATCCGTCGGCTCTCGTATGTACCTGCGCCCGGCGGAGGACTCCTCCCCGCTCGGCGTCCCTTATCCCGTGGCCGTCGCGATAGCCATCGCCCTTATCGTCGTCATCGCCGTGGGCATCTACCCCGACTTCTTCAACCACTTCTCGCCGAGGTCGACGCTCGTCGCCGGCTGA
- a CDS encoding zinc metalloprotease HtpX: protein MNKNVMKTFVYLAALSGLFLFVGNMLGGRQGLTIALGLAAVMNLGSYWLSDKLVIKMTRSRPVSEQEAPWLYTIVRNLTQRAGMSMPKLYVMPAAQPNAFATGRNPEHAAVAVTEGILNVLDERELEGVLAHELAHVKNRDILIGSVAATIGAAISYLGYMMFFFGGRDDEDSGPFGALGMLLFFILSPIAAALIQMAISRSRESQADRSGAELLGDPTPLAKALIKIDAAARNAPVPQISPAVSHVFLQNPLRGAKVSKLFMSHPPLEERIEQLRRLGAHV from the coding sequence GTGAACAAGAACGTCATGAAGACGTTCGTGTATCTCGCCGCGCTCAGCGGGTTGTTCCTCTTCGTCGGGAACATGCTCGGCGGGAGGCAGGGTTTGACGATCGCGCTGGGCCTGGCGGCCGTCATGAACCTGGGCTCGTACTGGCTGTCCGACAAGCTCGTGATCAAGATGACTCGCTCGCGGCCGGTGTCCGAACAGGAAGCCCCTTGGCTCTACACGATCGTGCGGAACCTCACCCAGCGTGCCGGGATGTCCATGCCGAAGCTCTACGTGATGCCGGCGGCGCAGCCGAACGCGTTCGCGACGGGACGCAACCCGGAGCACGCGGCGGTCGCAGTTACCGAGGGGATCCTCAACGTGCTAGACGAGCGCGAGCTTGAAGGTGTGCTCGCCCACGAGCTTGCCCATGTCAAGAACCGCGACATCCTGATCGGTTCGGTCGCGGCGACCATCGGCGCGGCGATCAGCTACCTCGGGTACATGATGTTCTTCTTCGGAGGCCGGGACGACGAGGACTCCGGGCCCTTCGGCGCTCTCGGCATGCTGCTCTTCTTCATCCTCTCGCCCATCGCGGCCGCGCTGATCCAGATGGCGATCTCGCGCTCTCGCGAGTCGCAAGCCGACCGGTCCGGGGCAGAGCTGCTGGGCGACCCCACGCCGCTCGCCAAGGCGCTCATCAAGATCGACGCGGCGGCCAGGAATGCGCCGGTTCCGCAGATAAGCCCGGCCGTCTCGCACGTCTTCCTCCAGAACCCACTTCGCGGCGCGAAGGTGTCGAAGCTCTTCATGAGCCACCCGCCGCTGGAGGAGCGTATCGAGCAGCTGCGGCGGCTCGGCGCACACGTGTAA
- a CDS encoding M23 family metallopeptidase: MNYVLDIANTARNTQRLLDLIARLQPAGVPVTQQQLVRGFGRFPVVGYVWYHDDYGAPRYTPYFHLHEGVDLFAVSGTPVVATVDGVIEKIANGSIGGISIWLTGDDGITYYYGHLSGYAPGVVAGKRVRLGDVMGFVGDTGVAKGTYPHLHFEIHPRGGPPVSPKPVLDSWLLQAESNAINAYQRLVEYNALNQLGGARWQAVFDLMRQPAAPVPALWQVAVDPAGTALGLDVAFEKLAWGSGPTTLGTGALDNAEVLAMISSAWQNPLWSTRATTTEPGPSLASFGR, from the coding sequence GTGAACTATGTGCTCGATATCGCCAATACGGCCCGCAACACCCAACGTCTTCTGGATCTGATCGCGCGGCTCCAGCCCGCCGGGGTCCCGGTGACCCAGCAGCAGCTCGTGCGCGGATTCGGTCGCTTCCCGGTGGTCGGGTACGTCTGGTACCACGACGACTACGGCGCGCCGCGGTACACGCCCTACTTCCATCTTCACGAGGGGGTCGATCTTTTCGCGGTGTCGGGGACGCCGGTGGTCGCGACCGTCGACGGCGTGATCGAGAAGATCGCGAATGGCTCCATCGGCGGCATCTCGATCTGGCTCACGGGCGACGACGGGATCACCTACTACTACGGTCATCTTTCCGGGTACGCGCCGGGGGTCGTCGCCGGGAAGCGAGTACGGCTCGGGGATGTCATGGGGTTCGTCGGCGACACCGGGGTCGCGAAGGGAACCTATCCGCACCTGCATTTCGAGATACACCCCCGAGGCGGCCCGCCCGTGTCCCCGAAGCCGGTGCTCGACTCGTGGCTCCTCCAGGCCGAGTCGAACGCCATCAACGCGTATCAGCGCCTCGTCGAGTACAACGCGCTGAATCAGCTCGGCGGAGCCCGGTGGCAGGCGGTGTTCGACCTGATGCGCCAGCCGGCGGCGCCGGTCCCGGCGCTGTGGCAGGTGGCGGTCGACCCGGCCGGCACGGCGCTCGGTCTCGACGTCGCGTTCGAGAAGCTGGCGTGGGGGAGCGGGCCGACGACGCTCGGAACCGGCGCCCTCGACAACGCGGAGGTGCTCGCGATGATCAGCTCCGCGTGGCAGAACCCACTCTGGTCGACCCGCGCGACTACGACAGAACCCGGCCCTTCGCTGGCTTCCTTCGGACGCTAG